From Bacillota bacterium LX-D:
TGCCAAAAATTTAACTGATTTAATTGGAAATACTCCTTTGCTGGAATTGGGAGGCTATGGTGCTAGTCAAAAATTAAATGCTAAACTGCTTGGGAAGTTGGAGTATTTTAACCCTGCCGGCAGTGTTAAAGACCGGGTAGCTTACGCTATGATTAAAGATGCGGAAGAAAAAGGCTTAATCAATAAAGATACGGTTATTATTGAGCCTACCAGCGGCAATACCGGAGTAGGTTTAGCCTTTGTAGCATCAGCTAGAGGTTATAGACTGATTTTAACTATGCCTGAGACGATGAGTATTGAGCGCAGAAATTTGTTGAAAGCTTTAGGTGCTGAGCTGGTTTTAACACCTGGAGCCCAAGGAATGCCAGGAGCGATTAAGAAATCGGAAGAGTTGGCTCAGGAAATAGAAAACTCCTTTATTCCTCAACAATTTAATAATCCCAGTAATCCTGAAGCCCATCGTCAGACCACAGCTTTAGAGATATGGAAGGATACAGATGGGAAAATAGATATTTTCGTAGCTGGCATTGGTACTGGTGGTACGATTACAGGAGTTGGTGAAGTACTCAAAGAGAAAAACCCCAACATTAAAGTAGTCGGCGTGGAACCTTTTGATTCTCCTGTATTGTCAGGAGGACAGCCTGGGCCTCACCGCCTTCAAGGCATTGGAGCAGGCTTTAAACCAAAAGTCTTAAATTTAGATATAGTTGATGAAATAATTAAAGTAAAAACAGAAGAGGCCTATACTGCTGTGCGGGAATTGGCTAAACGGGAAGGTTTGTTAGTAGGAATATCCTCTGGGGCCGCTGTCCACGCAGCAAAGGAATTAGCAAAGAGAGAAGAAAATAAAGAGAAAAATATTGTTGTGTTGCTTCCCGATACGGGAGAAAGGTATTTATCTACAGATCTTTTTAATTAACCAAGAGAAGGATATCCCAGATGAGCCTGTCTATATTATGAGCTTTATAGGACGGGCTCTTTTCTTGTTTATCAATGTTAAAGTTCCCCAACCAATAGCATATTCTTTTATAATTGTCTTCAAATCTATTACTAATGCAAGTAAAAAATGGTATTAAAACTATTCTTTTTTTTCATATTCGTTTGAGTTTATCATAACGTATATTGAAATAAAGAACATACATTGTTACAATTAAACCTAAAACTACAATGGAATCTTATGGTGTAAAAACTCTTGTGGAAACTATGATTAAAGTAATTGCAGTTGGTAAACCAAAATTAAATAATTTTTAAGGAGAAAAATATGAATAATACAAAATTAATTGCTTGTCGGACATTAGAAGATGAGATTAATGCCATTAAGCCGCAAAATATTGACTGTGAATTTTTAGAATATGCACTTCATAATACTCCGGATGTATTGAAAAATAAACTTACAGATGCAATTATACAAGACAAGGACCATGATACATTACTCTTAGGTTATGGTTTATGTTCAAATAGTACTGCAGGGCTAAAATCAGATAGGCATACAATAGTCATTCCAAAAGTTCATGATTGTATAAGCCTCTTATTAGGCTCAAGAACTAAATATCATCAAGAGTTTGATCGGTTTCCAGCAACATACTATTTAAGTAAAGGATGGATTAAGCAAAAAGGAGACCCTTTGTCTAGTTATAAGCGATACTGTGAGAAGTATGGAGAAGAAAATGCTAAGTACGTGATGGATGTTGAATATGCTAATTATCAAAGAGTTGCATATATCCATACTTTGGGAAATGATGCTGATGATGTTGAGTACAGCAAGGAGGTTGCTAAGTTTCTTAAAGTTGAGTTTGTTGAAATAGAAGGTTCTTTAAGAATTTTTGAAAAGTTATTAAATGCAGAATGGGATAAAGAATTTATTATTAATCGTCCAGGAATGATTATATCTGCATCATCATTTGTATAATGTTCAAGGAACTATTGATTATTTATCCTTTTGGCAATAATAAATCCGAATTTTCACAAATGATAAATTGTTAGCAAAAGCAGGGTTATTTAGAGTTCCTGCAAATAAAAAAGAGGGTATGGTTTTAAAAATTGCAAAGGCAAGTTTAGCTTCTTCTAGGGTCAAGGCCTCGTAAATGGTTTTCATATCTGCTATAACTGCTTTTTGTTCTTTGTAAGGAATATATTTAAAACAGTTTCTAATTTGGTGAATCATGCATAACTTGCCTTTTAAACTGCATTTTCTTTTATATTTTCCGAGATTAGTTTTTGGCAAGGTGCTTTACAGAGTTCACTATTGCTGAATGTTTAGAACTGTGTCAGCAGCTTTCATGTCTACCTGTATTTGTTCTTGGGGGTTGAGAACATGATAATAGCCTTTGTCTATCATATAATTTGTTATTTTTTCGTGGGTCTCAATGGCAGCATTTAACTGTCTGCGAAGTACTTCTCTAACTTCCGGCGTTGCAGTTTCTGATAAGGCAGCTGCATAGTTGCGGACACCGGCTTTGGCAGAGATTAAAAAATCAGTTGCAATGACCTGTTCCGTCAGATCACCTATACCTGCGAGATTCTGAATTATATTGGCCACAAATATCCCTTCTTTCCTGGAATAGAATTTATTTTTTAGTGACGGACAGTGCTTCCTTCCTCTGCTGAAATCTCAGTAGTCCTAATTGGGTCAAAATCTGAAGCTTGAATAAGGCTTTGTAATTCCTTAATGTGTTCTTGTCCCATTCTAAAATCCTGTTGTAACAGTTTTTTTAATTCTTCATCGGCAACTAATTTCCCCATTGCAACTGACTTAGCAGCGCAAACATTTTTAAAAGTAAGTAATTCGTGGAGTTCAAAGGATTCATGGGGTGCCAGTCTCTTTCTTGTTTCCAAAAAATCAACTCCTGTCCTTGTAAAAATTAGTACTTCAATCCATTAGTGTAACATTGGTTTTAGAACCACTTTAATGCAGCCGTCGGTTTTAGTATCAAAAACTTCATAGCCATGTTCTGCCTGATCTAAAGGCAGCTTGTGGGTAACAATGTCCCCGAGATTAACTTTTCCGTCGGCAATTAATTTGTACACGTGCCACATATAGGGAATGACTGGTGCTTGTCCTGTTTTTAGATTAATGTTGCGGTTGAAAATATCCCCAAGGGGGAAGGCGTTATATCTGGAACCGTAAGCGCCGGTGATTTGAATAGTTCCTCCTTTGCGCACTGCTTGCGTGGCAGTAACAATAGCCCCCATGGCTCCTCCTTGCAGCTTCATACCTGTTGCCAGGTATTCAAGAGGTGTCATTTTTCCATCCATGCCTACGCAGTCGATGACTACATCAGCACCGCCTTGAGTAATTTCTCGCAAATACTCTCCAACATTTTCTTGTTTTTCAAAATTGACTACTTCCACTCCATTATACTTTTTGGCATGCTCTAGGCGGTATTCTACGTAGTCTACGGCAATGACTCTTTTGGCACCTTTCAGCCAGCAGAATTTTTGGGCTAAAAGTCCCACAGGCCCACAGCCTAGGACAATTACCGTATCTCCATCTTTGACACCGGCGTGATCTACACTCCAATAGGCAGTGCAGGCAGCATCGGCTAGTAATACTAATTCTTCATCTTCTACTTCACAATCGTCAGGAATCCGGAAAGGAGTAAAATTACCATAGGGAACCCGCATATATTCAGCCTGGCCTCCAGGGTAGCCGCCGAAGGTTTCAGAATAGCCAAAATATGCTCCTACTTCTCCGTGAGGGTTAGAATTATCACACTGACTAGTTAGACCATGTTTGCAGAAATAACATTCTCCGCAGCTTACATTAAAAGGGATAATTACCCGGTCTCCTTTTTTTACTTTTGTGACTTCGGGCCCTACTTCCTCTACAATTCCCATGGGCTCATGGCCGATAATATAGTTTTCCGGCAGATTGGGAACCATACCGTGAATAAGGTGCAAATCCGAGCCGCAAATTGCTGTAGTTGTCAGCTTGACGATAATGTCGTCCGGT
This genomic window contains:
- a CDS encoding zinc-dependent alcohol dehydrogenase produces the protein MKAVTYQGIKDVRIKEVPAPSIHKPDDIIVKLTTTAICGSDLHLIHGMVPNLPENYIIGHEPMGIVEEVGPEVTKVKKGDRVIIPFNVSCGECYFCKHGLTSQCDNSNPHGEVGAYFGYSETFGGYPGGQAEYMRVPYGNFTPFRIPDDCEVEDEELVLLADAACTAYWSVDHAGVKDGDTVIVLGCGPVGLLAQKFCWLKGAKRVIAVDYVEYRLEHAKKYNGVEVVNFEKQENVGEYLREITQGGADVVIDCVGMDGKMTPLEYLATGMKLQGGAMGAIVTATQAVRKGGTIQITGAYGSRYNAFPLGDIFNRNINLKTGQAPVIPYMWHVYKLIADGKVNLGDIVTHKLPLDQAEHGYEVFDTKTDGCIKVVLKPMLH
- a CDS encoding DUF1638 domain-containing protein, with amino-acid sequence MNNTKLIACRTLEDEINAIKPQNIDCEFLEYALHNTPDVLKNKLTDAIIQDKDHDTLLLGYGLCSNSTAGLKSDRHTIVIPKVHDCISLLLGSRTKYHQEFDRFPATYYLSKGWIKQKGDPLSSYKRYCEKYGEENAKYVMDVEYANYQRVAYIHTLGNDADDVEYSKEVAKFLKVEFVEIEGSLRIFEKLLNAEWDKEFIINRPGMIISASSFV
- a CDS encoding spore coat protein, encoding METRKRLAPHESFELHELLTFKNVCAAKSVAMGKLVADEELKKLLQQDFRMGQEHIKELQSLIQASDFDPIRTTEISAEEGSTVRH
- a CDS encoding spore coat protein, which translates into the protein MANIIQNLAGIGDLTEQVIATDFLISAKAGVRNYAAALSETATPEVREVLRRQLNAAIETHEKITNYMIDKGYYHVLNPQEQIQVDMKAADTVLNIQQ
- the cysK gene encoding cysteine synthase A, which translates into the protein MGIAKNLTDLIGNTPLLELGGYGASQKLNAKLLGKLEYFNPAGSVKDRVAYAMIKDAEEKGLINKDTVIIEPTSGNTGVGLAFVASARGYRLILTMPETMSIERRNLLKALGAELVLTPGAQGMPGAIKKSEELAQEIENSFIPQQFNNPSNPEAHRQTTALEIWKDTDGKIDIFVAGIGTGGTITGVGEVLKEKNPNIKVVGVEPFDSPVLSGGQPGPHRLQGIGAGFKPKVLNLDIVDEIIKVKTEEAYTAVRELAKREGLLVGISSGAAVHAAKELAKREENKEKNIVVLLPDTGERYLSTDLFN